The nucleotide sequence GAAAATTGTTTCTATTTTCTCAGATTGTGTTTGGTAAGTAaatgcttaaaaaaagaaatagaacagCAACTTGTCTTTCCTCGTGTCTGTCACTGTGGGCACATAAAATGGAAACtgtgtagatatatatatcAAGAGATGTaagtatgtttgtttttattcaggtTGAGAAACTAACCCTTGAAATAATAGATTCAGTATCGTTCCATCAGTCTGTCATTGTACATTGTGACTGTTGTTGTGTCATGACCCACAGATAGAGAAGCGACTTGAACCAGTGGAGGCAGGAGAGGGAGCTGAGTCTGGAGAATCATCCCACAGCTCGGGCTGCACCATCTTCCTGGGTTACACCTCCAACCTCATCAGCTCCGGAGTCAGGGAGAGCATCCGCTATCTGGCAGAGCACAAAATGGTACAAATTCATGCACTTAATACAATTGTCCAGGTCTGCCTCTCAGATTACATCTAAAATCAATTTTGTTACTCTTTGTGAGGTGGATGTGATTGTTACCACAGCTGGAGGTATCGAGGAGGATTTTATCAAGTGTCTGGCTCACACATACCTGGGAGACTTCAGCCTACCTGGAAAGGAGCTCCGCTTGAGAGGAATTAACAGGTTGGCAAAAAGTGATACAGAAAGTCCAATGCATGAATCAAATGCCTTTCCAACCAGACTGCTAGTTTATGAACATgcaagtttcatgataattgataataataattggcTTGATGATGACAACGGGTTCTCCTGAAGGTTTGAGTGCCTGGATGTGCTTACAAATCAGAGAGCGCTGTGTGCCTCTGCTGTTGTGCACTCAGAATGACAGAGCGTGGTACAGGGGTTTGATAGATCCTATTCTCCTAAtgtatctctctgtgtgtagaATAGGGAACCTTTTGGTGCCCAATGATAACTACTGTAAGTTTGAAGACTGGCTGATGCCCATCCTGGACCAGATGTTGTTGGAGCAGAACACAGAGGTGGGTCTCTATGTGACTATTTTTTTCCAGTATTGGTAGTATTTCtgaaatcaaatattatttttcccATCAAATTATTGCAGCTggaattttttcaaatttgtctgctattattgtttttgtcttttttttcccagggaACCCGTTGGACTCCCTCCAAAATGATCCATCGGCTCGGGAAGGAGATCAATAATACTGACTCTGTCTACTACTGGGCCTACAAGGTGAGTCCTGTTTATAGTGGTAATGTTGTCAGgcatcacacacaaaaaaactgctTCAGAGTCTTAACTAAAAAGTTGAAGTTGAAACCTGATTGAATGTTATTTAATTCCCCTTTTCAGAATGATATCCCAGTGTTCAGTCCTGCTCTGACAGATGGCTCTCTGGGGGACATGATCTACTTCCACTCTTATAAGAACCCTGGCTTGGTGCTGGACATAGTGGAGGGTAAAAAGCTACATCACTCGCACAAAGCAAGATCACAGCAGCAGTCTTAGTTGGTCAT is from Paralichthys olivaceus isolate ysfri-2021 chromosome 5, ASM2471397v2, whole genome shotgun sequence and encodes:
- the dhps gene encoding deoxyhypusine synthase; this encodes MADRAPSVAMEAVLKPSCELPEDMTKIKGYDFNQGVDLHQVLKSYFTTGFQASSLSLAIQQINLMIEKRLEPVEAGEGAESGESSHSSGCTIFLGYTSNLISSGVRESIRYLAEHKMVDVIVTTAGGIEEDFIKCLAHTYLGDFSLPGKELRLRGINRIGNLLVPNDNYCKFEDWLMPILDQMLLEQNTEGTRWTPSKMIHRLGKEINNTDSVYYWAYKNDIPVFSPALTDGSLGDMIYFHSYKNPGLVLDIVEDIRRMNSQAVFAKKTGMIILGGGLVKHHIANANLMRNGADYAVFVNTGQEFDGSDSGARPDEAISWGKIRTDAKPVKVYADASLVFPLIVAETFALHADKLTAGKKTD